The Anaerotignum propionicum DSM 1682 sequence TCTGTTACATCTACAACAGCAACGATTGCATCTGCAGCACCGACAGCCTCTGTGGCAGCAACCTCTACAACATCTGTGACATGTTTGTCCAATCATATTTTATCCTCCTTTCTTTTTTGAGAGAAATGGGTGGTTGTTTCTCTTTCTATAAAATATGAAAGAAGGGACAAATTGGTGAATGCATAATAATTTAAAAAACAATAAGAGGGGAAGAAATACCTTTATAAACATTAATTTCATTAGACTGTTACCAAGTAATTTGGTTTTATATACTTTTCAAAGACCACCTTTTTTGTTTTGTGGAGCGATATATATAGAAAAAATTTGGAAAATTTGATATAATTAATAAATTAAAAAATATTTATGTTTCACATAGGTGTTTCGTATTTCGTTTAAGGCTTTATAAACCTAGGAACAATGGTAATAGAAATTTTACTTTATTATGTGCACCTTTTATACGCAAGGTTTTCTGCTCCACTGTTCAATAATCATTAACAATGAATCAATTCACTTTAAATTACTTTTTCTGAACAAAACACAAAGTGTGAAATACCTGCTTATAAGATTTAAGGCCCTAGTAGTTGAGTATTCGTTAAGGATACATTTTTGTTACTTATATTTGAGAGACAACCTGTGATAGCACTTAAGTTTGGGGATAAACTTTTTGTGTATGAAGGATAGCTTATATTGAAAATAAATGGATTATTTTCTTTCCCAGTGAGGGATAAAAGGATGGGATGTAAGATGGACAGTGAAATTCTGAAAAGCTCTGGCATTGATTTTGATAAAGGTGTTGCCCGTTTTCTTGGTGACAGGCAGCTATATGAAAGCATATTAATTACCTTTTTGTATGATGATACATTCGAGAAGGGAAAAGCAGCACTGGAAACAGAAAATTATAAAAACTTATATGAATTTGTTCATACGCTAAAAGGGGTTGCAGGTAATACAGATATGACCACTTTGTATCTAA is a genomic window containing:
- a CDS encoding Hpt domain-containing protein; the encoded protein is MDSEILKSSGIDFDKGVARFLGDRQLYESILITFLYDDTFEKGKAALETENYKNLYEFVHTLKGVAGNTDMTTLYLTTAVLSEYLRKCEVPEKDRVFHLFCGMEEAYYAVMKGIAAAKEA